From Vibrio aerogenes, a single genomic window includes:
- a CDS encoding YtjB family periplasmic protein, with protein sequence MNGSLFSLRVVLRIIAVFCLVAMFFFMAENSVMISKGNERIQANQLETLTKLLISQAALTASEFLSEQDEKRLKALTNQLSKDRLVFDATVYDAEGVLVASSDSALSVRDVLGLDTPLQTARIGRQQLVEPVIDEGNVIGFIRITFETGKVTAISDHHYRKSDRYMYMMIVTSFISGLLLAFLLRKKSYSRSSDNILLKHTG encoded by the coding sequence ATGAACGGTTCATTATTTTCTTTACGGGTCGTTTTACGCATTATTGCTGTATTTTGTCTTGTTGCTATGTTTTTCTTTATGGCAGAAAACAGTGTCATGATAAGTAAAGGCAATGAGCGAATTCAGGCAAATCAGTTAGAAACCCTGACGAAGCTGCTGATCTCGCAGGCTGCATTAACAGCCAGTGAATTTCTGAGTGAGCAGGATGAAAAAAGGCTCAAAGCACTGACAAACCAGTTATCCAAAGATCGCCTGGTATTTGATGCAACCGTTTATGATGCAGAAGGCGTTCTGGTCGCTTCCAGTGATTCAGCACTCAGTGTCAGGGATGTTCTGGGACTGGATACACCACTGCAGACTGCCAGAATCGGCCGTCAGCAACTCGTTGAACCGGTCATTGATGAAGGAAACGTGATTGGTTTTATCCGGATAACCTTTGAAACCGGTAAAGTGACCGCAATCTCAGATCACCATTACCGCAAAAGCGACCGGTACATGTATATGATGATTGTTACCAGCTTTATCAGCGGACTTCTGCTTGCTTTTCTGCTGCGCAAGAAAAGCTATTCACGCAGCTCAGATAATATTTTGCTGAAACATACGGGATAA
- the fusA gene encoding elongation factor G: MTDLSKYRNIGIFAHVDAGKTTSTERILKLTGKIHRTGEVHDGAATTDFMEQEAERGITIQSAATTCFWKDHRLNIIDTPGHVDFTVEVYRSLKVLDGGVGVFCGSGGVEPQSETNWRYANESGVARLIFVNKLDRMGADFYRVVGQVKNVLGANPLVMTLPIGIEDDFKGVIDLLNMKAWIWDESGQPENYTLEDIPAEYADKAAEYREMMIETAVEQDDELMMAYMDGEEPTVEQLKACIRKGTRDLAFFPTFCGSAFKNKGMQPMLDGVVDYLPAPTEVEPQPLTDKDTGEATGEVAKVDADEPLRALAFKIMDDRFGALTFIRIYSGKLNKGDTILNSATGKTERIGRMVEMHANDRNEISSAQAGDIIAVVGMKNVQTGHTLCDPKHECTLEPMIFPTPVIEIAVKPKDKGASEKMGIAIGKMVAEDPSFQVETDEETGDTILKGMGELHLDIKVDILKRTYGVELEVGQPQVAYRETITQPVEDSYTHKKQSGGSGQFGKIDYRIKPGETGSGFTFSSTVVGGNVPKEFWPAVEKGFASMMQEGVLAGFPVLDVEVELFDGAYHAVDSSAIAFEIAAKGAFRQSIPKAGAQLLEPIMHVDVFTPEDHVGDVIGDLNRRRGMIKDQEAGVTGVRIKADVPLSEMFGYIGHLRTMTSGRGQFSMEFSHYAPCPANVAEEVIAEVKARKEAK, translated from the coding sequence ATGACTGATTTATCAAAGTACAGAAACATTGGTATTTTTGCTCACGTAGATGCGGGTAAAACTACCTCTACCGAGCGTATCCTTAAGCTAACTGGTAAAATCCACCGTACCGGTGAAGTTCACGATGGCGCTGCTACTACTGACTTCATGGAGCAGGAAGCTGAACGTGGTATCACTATCCAGTCTGCAGCAACAACCTGTTTCTGGAAAGACCACCGCCTGAACATTATCGATACTCCGGGACACGTGGACTTTACTGTTGAAGTATATCGTTCACTAAAAGTTCTTGATGGCGGTGTTGGTGTGTTCTGTGGTTCTGGTGGTGTTGAACCTCAGTCAGAAACAAACTGGCGTTATGCGAACGAATCAGGCGTTGCCCGTTTGATCTTCGTGAACAAGCTGGACCGTATGGGTGCAGATTTCTACCGTGTTGTTGGACAGGTGAAAAACGTGTTGGGTGCAAACCCACTTGTGATGACTCTGCCTATCGGTATTGAAGATGACTTCAAAGGCGTGATTGATCTGCTGAACATGAAAGCGTGGATCTGGGATGAGTCTGGTCAGCCAGAAAACTACACACTTGAAGATATTCCTGCTGAGTATGCTGATAAAGCTGCTGAATACCGTGAAATGATGATTGAAACAGCGGTTGAACAGGACGATGAGCTGATGATGGCTTATATGGATGGTGAAGAACCAACTGTTGAGCAACTGAAAGCTTGTATCCGTAAAGGGACTCGTGATCTTGCATTCTTCCCGACTTTCTGTGGTTCTGCATTCAAAAACAAAGGTATGCAGCCAATGCTGGATGGTGTTGTTGACTATCTGCCGGCACCAACAGAAGTTGAACCTCAGCCACTGACTGATAAAGATACGGGTGAAGCAACTGGTGAAGTTGCTAAAGTTGATGCAGATGAGCCACTACGTGCACTTGCATTTAAGATCATGGATGACCGTTTCGGCGCCCTGACCTTTATCCGTATCTACTCAGGTAAGTTGAACAAAGGTGACACAATCCTGAACTCAGCAACGGGTAAAACTGAGCGTATCGGCCGTATGGTTGAGATGCATGCAAACGATCGTAACGAAATTTCTTCAGCGCAGGCGGGTGATATCATCGCTGTTGTTGGTATGAAGAATGTTCAGACTGGTCACACTCTGTGTGATCCTAAGCATGAATGTACACTTGAGCCAATGATCTTCCCAACACCTGTTATCGAGATTGCTGTTAAGCCTAAAGATAAAGGCGCATCTGAGAAGATGGGTATCGCGATCGGTAAAATGGTTGCAGAAGATCCTTCATTCCAGGTTGAAACGGATGAAGAAACTGGCGATACCATCCTGAAAGGTATGGGTGAACTTCACCTGGATATCAAAGTCGATATCCTGAAGCGTACTTACGGTGTTGAGCTGGAAGTTGGTCAGCCACAGGTTGCTTACCGTGAAACAATTACACAGCCTGTTGAAGATAGCTATACGCATAAGAAACAGTCTGGTGGTTCTGGTCAGTTCGGTAAGATCGATTACCGTATCAAGCCTGGCGAAACTGGCAGTGGCTTCACGTTCTCTTCAACTGTTGTGGGCGGTAACGTTCCTAAAGAATTCTGGCCAGCAGTTGAAAAAGGCTTTGCAAGCATGATGCAAGAAGGTGTTCTGGCCGGATTCCCTGTGCTTGATGTTGAAGTTGAACTGTTTGATGGTGCATATCACGCGGTGGATTCATCTGCAATTGCATTTGAAATCGCAGCGAAAGGCGCTTTCCGTCAGTCTATTCCAAAAGCGGGCGCGCAACTGCTTGAGCCAATCATGCACGTTGACGTGTTCACACCAGAAGATCACGTTGGTGATGTGATTGGTGACCTGAACCGTCGTCGCGGTATGATCAAAGATCAGGAAGCAGGCGTCACAGGTGTACGTATTAAAGCTGATGTCCCACTTTCAGAAATGTTTGGTTATATCGGTCACCTGCGTACAATGACTTCTGGTCGTGGTCAGTTCTCTATGGAGTTCTCTCACTACGCACCATGTCCTGCAAACGTTGCAGAAGAAGTTATTGCTGAAGTGAAAGCAAGAAAAGAAGCGAAGTAA
- the serB gene encoding phosphoserine phosphatase, whose amino-acid sequence MDSQKTLLTEETSPLTGRLSQDRFIQPEPTKAQWFLYGDNVTPDVFEQMDRLTGKTNYIVRLWRVGRYDVVLMDGELTSQHQDVLNQYQIDYALTADLPDLNQPGLLLMDMDSTAIQIECIDEIAKLAGVGEEVAAVTERAMQGELDFEQSLRQRVGKLAGADASILEQVRSQLPLMPELEALVVALKAHHWKVAIASGGFTYFSDYLKTLLSLDFAQSNVFEIEQGKLTGHVIGSIVSAQTKADILVQLANEYKIPRENTVAIGDGANDLTMMGEAGLGIAYHAKPKVEALAQSAIRYSHLGGVMCILSVGIRLQ is encoded by the coding sequence ATGGACTCGCAAAAGACATTGTTGACAGAAGAAACAAGTCCCCTGACCGGACGTTTATCACAGGATCGTTTTATTCAACCCGAACCCACAAAGGCTCAATGGTTCCTTTATGGCGATAATGTTACACCAGATGTTTTCGAACAAATGGATCGTCTGACAGGCAAGACAAACTATATTGTCCGCTTATGGCGTGTTGGGCGATATGATGTGGTCTTAATGGATGGTGAATTAACCTCACAACATCAGGACGTTTTAAACCAGTATCAGATTGATTATGCATTGACTGCGGACCTGCCGGATCTCAATCAACCCGGATTACTGCTGATGGATATGGATTCCACGGCGATTCAGATTGAATGTATTGATGAAATTGCCAAGCTTGCCGGTGTCGGTGAAGAAGTTGCCGCGGTGACAGAACGGGCGATGCAGGGAGAACTGGATTTTGAGCAGAGTTTACGCCAGCGGGTTGGAAAACTGGCAGGCGCCGATGCATCAATTCTTGAACAGGTCAGAAGTCAGCTTCCTTTGATGCCGGAGCTGGAAGCTTTAGTCGTTGCGTTGAAAGCGCATCACTGGAAAGTGGCGATTGCTTCCGGTGGATTTACATATTTCTCTGATTATCTGAAGACACTGTTATCATTAGATTTTGCGCAATCCAACGTGTTTGAAATTGAACAGGGAAAACTGACCGGTCATGTTATCGGGAGTATTGTTTCAGCACAGACCAAGGCCGATATTCTGGTTCAGCTGGCAAATGAATACAAGATTCCCCGTGAGAATACGGTCGCTATTGGCGATGGTGCAAATGACCTGACTATGATGGGAGAAGCCGGATTGGGCATTGCCTATCATGCAAAACCAAAAGTCGAAGCACTTGCGCAGTCCGCAATCCGTTATAGTCATCTGGGGGGCGTCATGTGTATTTTGTCAGTTGGAATACGCCTGCAGTAA
- a CDS encoding PilZ domain-containing protein: MQQSEILSLAEKLIPIYNTEEFEQILSQITKGQPPSVKLLVKMELNRKMAPCSKPVDLRGRVQGECREYILDGLTHWLDDVAFNDYHKNVNKFGRYTEGVWEALYNTRNNFRVMNEKPNGSKEDLSTADNPFLVEIIDLGYDLLRQENRLKFSSQAEIKLANGQLVNALTVDLSPSGAKLKVPAAFDYKLGEVIHVRFTELDKKTEIQGLYQPIEYRLIGVDESFENDAVKFLRIKKLTDSDLIEYVIEEQLKNEKQKLRHDNQDKIIRARTRAYEHMFLKHACQLPVFFSKDELKVVLLTESNHALWHYWHDERNQQTLSNLFTPQRMRLLTRSGVSESSNTIYAFKHTHQDKTLFFSMMKPEANPQLRKLFWHLGAKKESWRAFRFSIYELSESERKTLSTKSPELTKHLSSLTHCGILQEISNTDSAKDYLLSEQPNLPGAELNQFRHPRKALHSPISVFFDARTQRKEPRYNLHSPLEMTLEDNTVIKGQTLDLSKRGLSLQLEKPAKLKVGDQVTINYLELKLYDNKLPLDHVSYNIVRVAPNGQQIQLVIEESSQTVRIIAFFSKLIENNQDRLTESLEVLPSITLLENLHHILLNRVVCAPVFVERQRANLRAAAIGISEPPSACLTLLAKLGRENLLSLEPILKGHTNTLMANPMRHIDGATPQYFDIYLSVKKFGSQIQSLESRLITDFSSHKERIAFIHDAQVLGEIFVLRFCAIPVFHPMTTLLRQDLDELAEINLYHAKNIEKSITSLAGYAEIVDITDEVLNRLEINN; encoded by the coding sequence ATGCAACAATCTGAAATATTGTCTCTTGCGGAAAAGCTCATACCCATTTACAACACAGAAGAGTTTGAACAGATTTTGTCTCAGATTACCAAGGGGCAACCACCATCTGTAAAACTACTGGTAAAAATGGAGCTGAACAGAAAAATGGCACCATGTTCCAAGCCTGTTGATTTAAGGGGGCGGGTTCAGGGTGAGTGCAGAGAATATATCCTGGATGGTCTGACTCACTGGCTCGATGATGTTGCTTTTAACGACTATCACAAAAACGTAAATAAGTTTGGTCGTTATACAGAAGGTGTCTGGGAAGCGTTATACAACACCAGAAACAACTTCCGGGTGATGAATGAAAAGCCAAACGGCTCAAAAGAAGATCTCTCAACTGCTGATAATCCGTTTCTCGTGGAAATCATTGATTTAGGTTATGATTTATTGCGTCAGGAAAACCGGCTGAAATTCTCATCTCAGGCAGAAATAAAACTTGCCAACGGTCAGCTGGTCAATGCGCTGACTGTCGATTTATCTCCTTCGGGCGCAAAACTGAAAGTCCCGGCTGCATTTGATTATAAACTTGGAGAAGTCATTCATGTCCGGTTTACCGAGCTGGATAAGAAAACAGAAATACAGGGATTATATCAACCGATAGAATACCGGTTAATCGGCGTCGATGAGTCCTTTGAAAATGATGCGGTCAAATTTCTCCGCATCAAAAAACTGACTGATTCTGATCTGATTGAATATGTGATTGAAGAGCAATTAAAAAATGAAAAACAAAAGCTCCGGCATGACAATCAGGATAAAATTATCCGGGCCAGAACCCGTGCTTATGAACATATGTTTTTAAAACATGCCTGTCAGCTGCCGGTTTTTTTCAGTAAAGATGAACTAAAAGTTGTTCTGCTTACGGAAAGTAATCACGCGCTCTGGCATTACTGGCATGATGAGAGAAATCAGCAAACACTGAGTAATCTGTTTACCCCGCAGAGAATGAGGTTGCTCACCCGTTCAGGCGTTTCTGAAAGCAGTAATACGATTTATGCCTTTAAGCATACACATCAGGACAAAACTTTGTTCTTTTCGATGATGAAGCCTGAAGCGAACCCGCAGCTCAGGAAGCTTTTCTGGCATCTTGGCGCAAAGAAAGAGTCATGGCGTGCCTTCCGTTTTTCAATTTATGAACTTTCAGAAAGTGAGCGAAAGACTTTATCCACTAAGTCGCCAGAACTTACGAAACATTTATCATCTCTCACCCACTGCGGTATTCTTCAGGAGATTTCTAACACCGATAGTGCGAAAGATTACCTGCTTTCTGAGCAGCCAAATCTTCCCGGCGCAGAGTTAAACCAGTTCAGACATCCACGGAAAGCATTACATTCGCCAATCTCTGTCTTCTTTGATGCCAGGACACAACGTAAAGAACCCCGGTATAATCTGCATTCACCACTGGAAATGACACTGGAAGATAACACCGTCATCAAAGGGCAAACACTTGATTTATCAAAAAGAGGTTTGAGTCTCCAGCTTGAAAAACCAGCAAAATTAAAAGTCGGAGATCAGGTCACGATTAATTATCTTGAGCTGAAGTTATATGACAATAAATTGCCACTCGATCATGTCTCTTACAATATTGTTCGGGTTGCACCGAATGGTCAGCAGATTCAGCTGGTGATTGAAGAGAGCAGCCAAACGGTCAGAATTATTGCGTTCTTCAGCAAATTAATTGAAAACAATCAGGACCGCCTGACTGAGAGCCTTGAAGTTTTACCCAGTATCACGCTGCTGGAAAACCTACACCACATTTTGCTTAACCGGGTTGTCTGCGCCCCTGTTTTTGTCGAACGTCAGCGTGCAAATCTGAGAGCCGCAGCAATCGGTATCAGTGAACCCCCTTCAGCCTGCCTGACATTGCTGGCAAAACTGGGGCGTGAGAACCTTTTATCGCTGGAGCCCATATTAAAAGGACACACGAATACACTGATGGCCAACCCGATGAGACATATTGATGGCGCGACACCTCAATATTTCGATATCTATCTTTCAGTGAAAAAATTTGGCTCGCAAATTCAATCACTGGAAAGCCGGCTGATTACTGACTTTTCCAGCCATAAAGAAAGAATAGCCTTTATCCACGATGCGCAGGTTTTAGGTGAAATTTTTGTACTCAGATTTTGTGCAATTCCCGTCTTTCACCCGATGACTACCCTGCTCCGTCAGGATCTGGATGAACTGGCAGAAATTAATCTCTATCATGCTAAAAATATAGAAAAATCAATTACATCGCTTGCGGGGTATGCTGAGATTGTTGATATTACAGACGAGGTCCTGAACAGGCTGGAGATTAATAACTAA
- the radA gene encoding DNA repair protein RadA: MAKLKRAYVCNDCGADFPRWQGQCNACGSWNTITEVRMPASPQAARNERLTGYSGTLSESKVQVLAEIDLQEVPRFTSGFKEFDRVLGGGIVPGAAILIGGSPGAGKSTLLLQVMCYLANTMPTLYVTGEESLQQVAMRASRLELPKQHLKMLSETSVDKICQLAEKERPGIMVIDSIQVMHVSDVQSSPGSVAQVRESATALTRYAKQNNVAVFIVGHVTKDGTLAGPKVLEHIIDCSVLLDGGTDSRFRTLRSHKNRFGAVNELGVFAMTGHGMKEVSNPSAIFLSRGEEETSGSSVMVIWEGTRPLLVEIQALVDYSQLANPRRVAVGLEQNRLSLLLAVLHKHGGLMMADQDVYVNVVGGVKVTETSADLALVMALLSSFRDRPLPKDVVIFGEVGLAGEIRPVPSGQERLNEAFKHGFKTAVIPAANMPKGGISGMQIHPVKKLSEAIEAFDAL; the protein is encoded by the coding sequence ATGGCTAAATTAAAAAGAGCGTATGTATGTAATGATTGTGGAGCCGATTTTCCAAGATGGCAAGGTCAATGTAATGCATGTGGATCATGGAACACAATTACAGAAGTCAGAATGCCTGCATCACCGCAGGCTGCAAGAAATGAGCGCCTGACGGGATACTCCGGCACTCTGTCAGAGTCAAAAGTACAGGTACTGGCAGAGATAGACCTGCAGGAAGTTCCCCGTTTTACCAGTGGATTTAAAGAGTTTGACCGGGTGTTGGGGGGCGGTATTGTCCCGGGTGCTGCGATTCTCATCGGGGGAAGTCCCGGTGCAGGAAAATCCACCTTATTATTACAGGTGATGTGCTATCTGGCGAATACCATGCCGACGTTGTATGTCACCGGAGAAGAATCGTTGCAACAAGTGGCAATGCGGGCATCCCGGCTTGAACTGCCAAAACAACACCTGAAAATGTTGTCAGAGACCAGTGTTGACAAAATATGTCAGCTTGCAGAGAAAGAACGTCCCGGAATTATGGTCATTGACTCGATTCAGGTGATGCATGTTTCTGATGTTCAGTCGTCTCCGGGCAGTGTGGCTCAGGTGCGTGAGTCTGCGACAGCACTGACACGTTATGCCAAGCAGAATAATGTTGCTGTGTTTATTGTCGGCCATGTGACTAAAGACGGCACGCTTGCCGGACCTAAAGTGCTCGAACATATTATTGATTGTTCTGTTTTGCTCGATGGTGGTACTGATAGCCGCTTCCGGACACTCAGAAGCCATAAAAACCGCTTTGGTGCCGTGAATGAGCTGGGCGTGTTTGCCATGACGGGGCATGGAATGAAGGAGGTGAGTAATCCTTCTGCTATATTTCTGTCCAGAGGGGAAGAAGAAACGTCAGGTAGCTCTGTGATGGTGATCTGGGAAGGAACTCGTCCTTTGCTGGTTGAAATTCAGGCACTTGTCGATTATTCTCAGCTCGCAAACCCTCGCCGGGTGGCTGTTGGTCTGGAACAAAACCGGTTGTCACTACTTTTAGCGGTCTTGCACAAACATGGTGGACTGATGATGGCCGATCAGGATGTTTATGTGAATGTTGTCGGTGGCGTTAAAGTGACTGAGACCAGTGCTGACCTGGCTTTGGTGATGGCTCTGCTTTCCAGTTTCCGGGATCGTCCTTTGCCAAAAGATGTCGTTATATTTGGAGAGGTGGGGCTGGCTGGCGAAATTCGTCCGGTTCCCAGCGGGCAAGAGCGTCTGAATGAAGCCTTTAAACACGGCTTTAAAACCGCGGTAATTCCGGCGGCAAATATGCCCAAAGGTGGTATATCCGGTATGCAGATTCATCCGGTGAAAAAACTTTCAGAGGCAATAGAAGCCTTTGATGCGTTATAG